The Argopecten irradians isolate NY unplaced genomic scaffold, Ai_NY scaffold_0053, whole genome shotgun sequence sequence ATCTCCGTCTTGACAAAAGGATACTTAGCCGGCGATATCTCCAGTGCTTTATTATGACCGACTAACACGCCGGGATTGACCTGTACCCGACATGCGCGAAATATCACTTCCTGTAGCTCTATTTGATAGTTAGGATTGCTCTCCCCCGACATCAGAACAAAGGCGTTCCTGTTTCTGTAGAGTTTTATCTCCACGTTGACTCCATTTAAGATATATCGGTCGAGGCGACACAGGTCCTCGGCAAGCGGACCAATTAGATCAACGGATAAGCTGCCTTTAGTGAATTCATTACGGCTGAACAAGCCGCTGTTGTTACCGTCGGGGTCGGTCTCGTCCATGTTGCCGGGCGTGTCCTGGTAATACAGTTGAGCGGAGAGTTGCGTTGCCTTCGTAGATGTACCATAGTTCAACAAACTCTGTATGTAGGCCTTATACGCGTAATTGCCCGAGTTTCCTGATAAGACCTTTCCCTGTAGCGACACGTCCACTTGCCCCCAGAGACTGTGTAGAGGTATATTTACGAATGCGGCGCTTTCGTTTGCAACCAACGGCGATCCATCTTGTTTGAGTATACGAGTCTTGACGAATAGTTGGCTTCTTCGTAGGTCCAGGTAATCGCTGGACTGTCCCGATATATGGAATTCGATCGGTCCACTGCCCGAGATTTGAGAGACTGGACGACAGTCGACAAAATACATCTTCTCTACACCAGTCTGGGTGGGTGGTAGAGAAAACAGCATGAGTTCTtttggtagaccttcgttaaaCTGCTCGGCCGTCATAGTGAAGTAAAGTTACTTCTCCGTGGCTTCTTTTTCTTGTTGTGCTTAGATTTCGTAGGACTCTTTCGTTTTTCTCCCTTTTCTCGACGCAATTCCGAACGAGCCTGTTCCACTACTTGCTGAGTGGGCGAGACGATCTGCACAGAGGAGGGTTGATCTTGTTTCTGTTGTTGATGATGCTCGTCTCGTCCTACAGGTACAATGTAAGATGGAATGGATGAAGAGTGTCCGAGACTTCCACCAATCTGTATCCTATTGTCGTGTCGGGGCAGAGTAGTTTTAGCTGAGCGAATGAAAAATCTCGTCCACTTATCCACGTCCGGCAGGTAaactgtcattttttttttatttttatagtaGGAATGGATAGGTTTTAAAATGAAGCGTTAAAGTGGTGGGTTTTGTTAGTACCAATGCGTCCGCgttttcttcagttttaatcCAGATTTCTAAAGAACGCGTTTCTTGTAAGATAACTGGAAAGTACAGTGGACTGCTGTACACGACGTGCTTTGTTCGTTCCGGTTGGATGCGTCTCAGTAACGGTCTGCGATCGCCCGACACAAAGGTCGTACCGATAAGGTCACAGTAAACAAACAGACAGGTGTCGATCGAATCCTTTAATCCGATCTCGGTCAATCCCATATACCAGGTGTTGGGTAAATATAGCGGCGTTTTAAATTCGCAGATAAAGTGCCACGGTGTATTGGTGGGGTGGTATTCGATACTATCCGTGCACGAGGCTACAACGTAAAAGTCCATCACAAATTAACGACTGTACCCTCATCTATCCAAGAGTTATACTCGCTGGGCCAGTTTAGCCATTTAACCAACAATTCCTTGTGTCCTTTACGACGTCTCGTTTTAAGCACGTGCTCTATCCGATATTGTATGTCTTCCGGATTAACAACCTTATGCAACTCGTTCTGATAAAAGGTACCCGAAACGTCCCTATCCGCGTAATCCCTTAGTTTGTATAGCGGAATGTCTTGTTTATACACTCGCTCGACCACCGTGAATATCTCACCGGTAAATGTCTCGTGGTAGCCTCGATCGAACGTGCGCCTCAGATGCGATATGCGAACCTTATCTCCGAGCTTAAATTTGAAAACACTTTTCAGTTTTCGGGGCTTCAACACACTCTTAGGCTTCCTCGCTTTCTTTTCCGGAAAATACTGGTGTATCAACACGTCCACCTCGTTTTCGGGAGTGACGTCAGCAGGAGCTATCCCCAATGCCGAGTGGGGTGTGTGATTGTAATTATTCACCAAATCGTCGAGTATAGGTAAATACACGTACGTTTGTTTGGCGTTGAAGTAACGATACATGATGTTGCGTAATGACCTTATGAACCTCTCACAAAGGGAAGCTTTCGGTTCGTTGTTGCTAAGGAAATGCACAATGCCACGGTCTCTAAAGaacttttcaattttattgGAAGTAAATTCTTTTCCCCGGTCCGTGTGTAGCTTTTGTGCCTGTCTGATCTCGAATATTTTCGTAAACCCCTTCATGGTTTCCCCGGCAGTCTTATCTTTCAATGGCGCCACCATCACGTAACGAGAGAATACGTCTATGCATATTAATATGTACCTGATATTTTCGTTATACTTGGCCAGATTCTGTACATCCATGAGATCAGCTTCGAATTGTTGATTGAGCCCTCCTGTCAATACTTTTCGGCGGCGGAAACGTCTGCGCACGGGTCGATTGAGGCTGTAGGGGTCCTGCGTTTGGAGCCAATTTCTGATCTTAGTCAGTCCGATGTCGTATTGTCCTTTCTCGCGAACTATCCTATACAGCTGTTTCGGGCTGCGAAACGAACCGGGCTGCTTTAAATTGAAGTAAATACTACTGAGATAAGTGTTCAGATCGTCCGGCATCCGGCGGCGGCGGCCCGGGGGTTGCGCCATCACCTACGAATGCACACGCTAGCAGTACAGATTCTTTAAGGTCGCATAGCAGAGCGAAAACATCGGGTGACAGCGCCAGATCTCGCGTACCCTTTTTAACTTTTATCCAGCAGTGACCTTTACGTCTCGATATCGACAAGCTGTGATTGTCGTCTATTCTACAGAGAACCTTGTTACGCCCGCCCCATTCCACTTCCATCATGTCAGAACGTTGCACACTTCCTTTCGTGGTCCCGTGTTCCATCTACGTGGGCGGCCCGTCTCAGAGTGGTAAGACTACTTTCGTGAAACGTATGATTATGAACGTAGACGGGGGTATTTTTACTCGTCGACCCGGTAAGATAGTGTACGCTTACGCTAGGTGGCAACCGGCACTGTCCGAATTAAAACAGAAATGCCCGGATGTCGAGTTCTTTCAGGGTTTACCTACGAAGCAGGAGTTAGAGAAGTGGGCCGGGGACGGAGACATGGACATGCTGTTGGTACTGGACGATTTAATATTTCGTATCGTGCAGGACTTGGACTACCTAGAGCTGTTTAACCGTGGGTATACACCACCTTAAAATCACCACGGTGTATCTGTCCCAGAACATATTTGCACAGGGAAAGTACGCCAGAAGTATAAG is a genomic window containing:
- the LOC138311581 gene encoding uncharacterized protein F54H12.2-like, translated to MTAEQFNEGLPKELMLFSLPPTQTGVEKMYFVDCRPVSQISGSGPIEFHISGQSSDYLDLRRSQLFVKTRILKQDGSPLVANESAAFVNIPLHSLWGQVDVSLQGKVLSGNSGNYAYKAYIQSLLNYGTSTKATQLSAQLYYQDTPGNMDETDPDGNNSGLFSRNEFTKGSLSVDLIGPLAEDLCRLDRYILNGVNVEIKLYRNRNAFVLMSGESNPNYQIELQEVIFRACRVQVNPGVLVGHNKALEISPAKYPFVKTEIKTASVPTGQTSFIWDNLYQSKLPTKIVVGLVSADALTGSYDKNPFNFQPFNASTIGVYVNNVSVPSRPHKLDLTGSGQCYVTAYRSLYEIAGKADLDANNGIDRDDWPEGYALVGFQIQPQFGTEQYLSLSHQANVRLEINFDSSLKETVSCIVYSEFNDMFEIDQSRSVILS
- the LOC138311582 gene encoding uncharacterized protein, with the protein product MAQPPGRRRRMPDDLNTYLSSIYFNLKQPGSFRSPKQLYRIVREKGQYDIGLTKIRNWLQTQDPYSLNRPVRRRFRRRKVLTGGLNQQFEADLMDVQNLAKYNENIRYILICIDVFSRYVMVAPLKDKTAGETMKGFTKIFEIRQAQKLHTDRGKEFTSNKIEKFFRDRGIVHFLSNNEPKASLCERFIRSLRNIMYRYFNAKQTYVYLPILDDLVNNYNHTPHSALGIAPADVTPENEVDVLIHQYFPEKKARKPKSVLKPRKLKSVFKFKLGDKVRISHLRRTFDRGYHETFTGEIFTVVERVYKQDIPLYKLRDYADRDVSGTFYQNELHKVVNPEDIQYRIEHVLKTRRRKGHKELLVKWLNWPSEYNSWIDEGTVVNL